In one Lasioglossum baleicum chromosome 17, iyLasBale1, whole genome shotgun sequence genomic region, the following are encoded:
- the Rsg7 gene encoding regulator of G-protein signaling 7 isoform X1, translating to MVTMNSEKSACCRKAGESSDISGTTERQRHRDNQRNQCNNQNGETIDKYQSSLTYHITASCAEDTPNYLVFQKMEAIVEKMSDEVSGVPVKTVKSFMTKTPSVFTGTDLISWMMKTMAIDDQEALHVAHLMASHGYFFPIDDHCLTVRNDNTFYRFQTPYFWPSNCWEPENTDYAVYLCKRTMQNKTRLELADYEAENLAKLQKIFSRKWEFIFMQAEAQSKVDKKRDKLERKVLDSQERAFWDVYRPMPGCVNTTELDIKKACRSCKSTSESSQPGSKETRSVETLRKEIEVLNSILDRLNTKVSKVSEALIGYFEQYVEYDPFFTQPEFTNPWVSDSPEMWEQEKLAKEVSTRRVKRWAFSLQELLQDPVGRDQFTRFLDKEFSGENLKFWEAVQELKTLPQKEIQTKINEIWNEYLGPDASCPINVDSQSYEITKKNMQKPDRWCFDVAAAHVYHLMKSDSYSRYLRSEMYKDFLNGSKKKTSVKGIRSIVSFSGRRDTAIS from the exons ATGGTAACGATGAATTCTGAAAAATCGGCATGTTGCCGAAAAGCTGGTGAAAGCAGTGATATTAGTGGAACAACTGAACGACAAAGGCATAGAGATAATCAAAGAAATCAGTGTAATAATCAGAATGGAGAGACAATTGACAAATATCAGAGTAGTCTTACATATCACATCACTGCCTCGTGTGCCGAAGATACACCCAATTACCTTGTATTCCAGAAA ATGGAAgctattgtagaaaaaatgtcaGATGAAGTATCAGGTGTTCCAGTGAAAACAGTGAAGAGCTTTATGACAAAAACACCTTCGGTTTTTACGG GTACAGATTTAATATCATGGATGATGAAGACTATGGCTATAGATGACCAAG AAGCTCTTCACGTGGCACATCTAATGGCATCTCACGGATATTTTTTCCCTATCGACGACCACTGCCTTACTGTTAGAAACGATAATACGTTTTACAGATTTCAAACACCATATTTTTGGCCATCAAATTGTTGGGAACCAGAAAATACAGATTATG CTGTTTATTTGTGCAAGAGAACAATGCAGAATAAAACACGTTTAGAATTAGCAGATTACGAGGCTGAGAATTTGGCCaaattacaaaaaatattttcacgaaAATGGGAGTTCATTTTTATGCAGGCAGAAGCGCAAAGTAAAGTTGACAAAAAAAGAGATAAACTCGAACGCAAAGTGTTGGACAGTCAAGAAAGAGCTTTCTGGGATGTGTATAGACCAATG CCTGGATGTGTGAACACGACAGAACTAGATATTAAAAAAGCATGTCGTAGTTGTAAATCAACTTCAGAATCTTCACAACCAGGATCAAAAGAGACACGATCAGTAGAAACATTGCGTAAAGAGATTGAAGTATTGAACAGTATATTAGATCGACTAAATACGAAAGTATCAAAAGTATCAGAGGC TCTCATTGGATATTTCGAGCAATATGTAGAATACGATCCCTTTTTTACACAACCTGAATTCACAAATCCATGGGTATCAGATAGTCCTGAAATGTGGGAACAAGAAAAATTAGC GAAAGAAGTATCAACAAGAAGAGTAAAGAGGTGGGCTTTCAGCCTTCAAGAGCTATTGCAAGACCCTGTTGGTAGAGACCAGTTCACGAGGTTTTTAGATAAGGAATTCAGTGGAGAAAATTTGAA ATTTTGGGAAGCTGTTCAGGAATTGAAAACTTTGCCCCAGAAAGAAATTCAaactaaaataaatgaaatttggaATGAATACTTGGGCCCAGACGCTAGTTGTCCAATTAACGTTGATTCTCAGTCTTACGAAATAACGAAGAAGAATATGCAGAAACCTGACCGATGGTGCTTCGACGTAGCAGCG GCGCATGTTTATCACCTGATGAAAAGCGATAGTTATTCGAGGTATCTACGGTCGGAAATGTATAAGGACTTTCTCAATGGCTCGAAGAAAAAG ACTTCTGTAAAAGGTATTCGTTCTATCGTGTCGTTCAGCGGACGAAGGGATACAGCCATCTCCTAA
- the Rsg7 gene encoding regulator of G-protein signaling 7 isoform X3: protein MVTMNSEKSACCRKAGESSDISGTTERQRHRDNQRNQCNNQNGETIDKYQSSLTYHITASCAEDTPNYLVFQKMEAIVEKMSDEVSGVPVKTVKSFMTKTPSVFTGTDLISWMMKTMAIDDQEALHVAHLMASHGYFFPIDDHCLTVRNDNTFYRFQTPYFWPSNCWEPENTDYAVYLCKRTMQNKTRLELADYEAENLAKLQKIFSRKWEFIFMQAEAQSKVDKKRDKLERKVLDSQERAFWDVYRPMPGCVNTTELDIKKACRSCKSTSESSQPGSKETRSVETLRKEIEVLNSILDRLNTKVSKVSEALIGYFEQYVEYDPFFTQPEFTNPWVSDSPEMWEQEKLAKEVSTRRVKRWAFSLQELLQDPVGRDQFTRFLDKEFSGENLKFWEAVQELKTLPQKEIQTKINEIWNEYLGPDASCPINVDSQSYEITKKNMQKPDRWCFDVAATSVKGIRSIVSFSGRRDTAIS from the exons ATGGTAACGATGAATTCTGAAAAATCGGCATGTTGCCGAAAAGCTGGTGAAAGCAGTGATATTAGTGGAACAACTGAACGACAAAGGCATAGAGATAATCAAAGAAATCAGTGTAATAATCAGAATGGAGAGACAATTGACAAATATCAGAGTAGTCTTACATATCACATCACTGCCTCGTGTGCCGAAGATACACCCAATTACCTTGTATTCCAGAAA ATGGAAgctattgtagaaaaaatgtcaGATGAAGTATCAGGTGTTCCAGTGAAAACAGTGAAGAGCTTTATGACAAAAACACCTTCGGTTTTTACGG GTACAGATTTAATATCATGGATGATGAAGACTATGGCTATAGATGACCAAG AAGCTCTTCACGTGGCACATCTAATGGCATCTCACGGATATTTTTTCCCTATCGACGACCACTGCCTTACTGTTAGAAACGATAATACGTTTTACAGATTTCAAACACCATATTTTTGGCCATCAAATTGTTGGGAACCAGAAAATACAGATTATG CTGTTTATTTGTGCAAGAGAACAATGCAGAATAAAACACGTTTAGAATTAGCAGATTACGAGGCTGAGAATTTGGCCaaattacaaaaaatattttcacgaaAATGGGAGTTCATTTTTATGCAGGCAGAAGCGCAAAGTAAAGTTGACAAAAAAAGAGATAAACTCGAACGCAAAGTGTTGGACAGTCAAGAAAGAGCTTTCTGGGATGTGTATAGACCAATG CCTGGATGTGTGAACACGACAGAACTAGATATTAAAAAAGCATGTCGTAGTTGTAAATCAACTTCAGAATCTTCACAACCAGGATCAAAAGAGACACGATCAGTAGAAACATTGCGTAAAGAGATTGAAGTATTGAACAGTATATTAGATCGACTAAATACGAAAGTATCAAAAGTATCAGAGGC TCTCATTGGATATTTCGAGCAATATGTAGAATACGATCCCTTTTTTACACAACCTGAATTCACAAATCCATGGGTATCAGATAGTCCTGAAATGTGGGAACAAGAAAAATTAGC GAAAGAAGTATCAACAAGAAGAGTAAAGAGGTGGGCTTTCAGCCTTCAAGAGCTATTGCAAGACCCTGTTGGTAGAGACCAGTTCACGAGGTTTTTAGATAAGGAATTCAGTGGAGAAAATTTGAA ATTTTGGGAAGCTGTTCAGGAATTGAAAACTTTGCCCCAGAAAGAAATTCAaactaaaataaatgaaatttggaATGAATACTTGGGCCCAGACGCTAGTTGTCCAATTAACGTTGATTCTCAGTCTTACGAAATAACGAAGAAGAATATGCAGAAACCTGACCGATGGTGCTTCGACGTAGCAGCG ACTTCTGTAAAAGGTATTCGTTCTATCGTGTCGTTCAGCGGACGAAGGGATACAGCCATCTCCTAA
- the Rsg7 gene encoding regulator of G-protein signaling 7 isoform X2 — protein MVTMNSEKSACCRKAGESSDISGTTERQRHRDNQRNQCNNQNGETIDKYQSSLTYHITASCAEDTPNYLVFQKMEAIVEKMSDEVSGVPVKTVKSFMTKTPSVFTGTDLISWMMKTMAIDDQEALHVAHLMASHGYFFPIDDHCLTVRNDNTFYRFQTPYFWPSNCWEPENTDYAVYLCKRTMQNKTRLELADYEAENLAKLQKIFSRKWEFIFMQAEAQSKVDKKRDKLERKVLDSQERAFWDVYRPMPGCVNTTELDIKKACRSCKSTSESSQPGSKETRSVETLRKEIEVLNSILDRLNTKVSKVSEALIGYFEQYVEYDPFFTQPEFTNPWVSDSPEMWEQEKLAKEVSTRRVKRWAFSLQELLQDPVGRDQFTRFLDKEFSGENLKFWEAVQELKTLPQKEIQTKINEIWNEYLGPDASCPINVDSQSYEITKKNMQKPDRWCFDVAAAHVYHLMKSDSYSRYLRSEMYKDFLNGSKKKAFFDILLIRLLTTALLLKLLL, from the exons ATGGTAACGATGAATTCTGAAAAATCGGCATGTTGCCGAAAAGCTGGTGAAAGCAGTGATATTAGTGGAACAACTGAACGACAAAGGCATAGAGATAATCAAAGAAATCAGTGTAATAATCAGAATGGAGAGACAATTGACAAATATCAGAGTAGTCTTACATATCACATCACTGCCTCGTGTGCCGAAGATACACCCAATTACCTTGTATTCCAGAAA ATGGAAgctattgtagaaaaaatgtcaGATGAAGTATCAGGTGTTCCAGTGAAAACAGTGAAGAGCTTTATGACAAAAACACCTTCGGTTTTTACGG GTACAGATTTAATATCATGGATGATGAAGACTATGGCTATAGATGACCAAG AAGCTCTTCACGTGGCACATCTAATGGCATCTCACGGATATTTTTTCCCTATCGACGACCACTGCCTTACTGTTAGAAACGATAATACGTTTTACAGATTTCAAACACCATATTTTTGGCCATCAAATTGTTGGGAACCAGAAAATACAGATTATG CTGTTTATTTGTGCAAGAGAACAATGCAGAATAAAACACGTTTAGAATTAGCAGATTACGAGGCTGAGAATTTGGCCaaattacaaaaaatattttcacgaaAATGGGAGTTCATTTTTATGCAGGCAGAAGCGCAAAGTAAAGTTGACAAAAAAAGAGATAAACTCGAACGCAAAGTGTTGGACAGTCAAGAAAGAGCTTTCTGGGATGTGTATAGACCAATG CCTGGATGTGTGAACACGACAGAACTAGATATTAAAAAAGCATGTCGTAGTTGTAAATCAACTTCAGAATCTTCACAACCAGGATCAAAAGAGACACGATCAGTAGAAACATTGCGTAAAGAGATTGAAGTATTGAACAGTATATTAGATCGACTAAATACGAAAGTATCAAAAGTATCAGAGGC TCTCATTGGATATTTCGAGCAATATGTAGAATACGATCCCTTTTTTACACAACCTGAATTCACAAATCCATGGGTATCAGATAGTCCTGAAATGTGGGAACAAGAAAAATTAGC GAAAGAAGTATCAACAAGAAGAGTAAAGAGGTGGGCTTTCAGCCTTCAAGAGCTATTGCAAGACCCTGTTGGTAGAGACCAGTTCACGAGGTTTTTAGATAAGGAATTCAGTGGAGAAAATTTGAA ATTTTGGGAAGCTGTTCAGGAATTGAAAACTTTGCCCCAGAAAGAAATTCAaactaaaataaatgaaatttggaATGAATACTTGGGCCCAGACGCTAGTTGTCCAATTAACGTTGATTCTCAGTCTTACGAAATAACGAAGAAGAATATGCAGAAACCTGACCGATGGTGCTTCGACGTAGCAGCG GCGCATGTTTATCACCTGATGAAAAGCGATAGTTATTCGAGGTATCTACGGTCGGAAATGTATAAGGACTTTCTCAATGGCTCGAAGAAAAAG GCATTCTTCGACATTTTGTTAATTCGGCTTTTAACCACAGCTTTACTACTGAAATT ACTTCTGTAA
- the LOC143217633 gene encoding uncharacterized protein LOC143217633, translated as MSEGADSVTSICESSLTTLKVDPEEIDPEKLPPRIISHNTRRPRFGISNTPLSPYILIDGKKLRSSLAFTKKRPPRRVSFPENDNLLVTGCLEPANPWKLAENVNRDDLISAYKESCIKHNTDPLEIVVSQLQTLDTSQKHCEELTLRGQTLDPNDCEALEEILKRIQFHKVDLEATSLNDESSVILFDMLEYYESAKQLNISSNQGIGEYGWHACASMIRKTQCLEHLEAKDVILDEQYTNILSRALRLICHLHVLKLENCGLSGRCIVTLVSALKMNTGIRELYLADNGLNLYDAIQLGSLLRVNNHIQLLDISNNNIQDEGVRDILEGLINQIHEDKSGKGLSILVLWNNQLTKNSSPYFSRIIALSKTLETLNIGKNMLTDELIFTVKDALKKSRTLLQLGIQSTELTCDGVAALSEIIETNQVLQRIDLRNNDVRLTGLTALNIAIKTNRSITKIDLDDKLRTNVDDPDQTLYTQLLTEIQVCCSANEQNRIVEENNEGSENSRHSILCSTNSRKISLTCQTLPCSLSTVISIRNNAPGQTMLEPKRINGGRLRSPALSPASSPIASPIPSPSRSRFVVSRVPETSLCSTDSSASSSPVTLSLESSTYLASSASGPSRFRVSVVESANTILHKPINVASSKADVTFDLKFKVNSAESTNSDDSVEVFGSKLETSNAARGDDNSRAASGNVSRLISNNKVEERCTPPLSHELARSKDDQQLAEAVVEIRVDGSAAPTALEDKEHIDIENNETNIPSWRLESTATTKNTEVSEELKKAKTSAIVNKDDKDSTVIANNKQMLVDRQQDTTKKLATTVLSDKTEAQTRQQKSCIQKHTPNLEKLLALFQNPSCLFSSSQLKFKSTFQDTANSLAAAESKIHCYLKEDKDRSRKTEEAGSQQRTEDSSASSKSKPTKSFNISQILSLKSFTNIFPSFKFEDNLNISEQSTKSYSKPVTEVNLLLKPKRGNSDHNNDNKQFKVHIEGQKVNLFTVDNQLVPKNIQSKYYVDLMNKDLLLPANYIISNIAVDNCLTIAHNSFLKRISENRKMIVPLSKFVDRYEYPVLEATMNDVKIEDIEEVLSKVDSILIKETCDKTLTDSINFTSDSNSLSCNIMYDMKNVNDTYTVNTPEKVHNLVLLNLRPKHDDRDHFVFDIDNKQSNSACFACTVKRVCNICNKPLAYHNAFKVNVGTNCLHNEVTKMHSIDTNYRKVACTNVHNMPSEQAEGRDIIRRVNNSTDRRYILSSEKSKARVSKKKKSFMYDDINLDFSDVSTDLSTSTGHEEYVTNTPRIQEITGSFNIADNKYLELSTVNELKDRYLFMENAMGNALGLTGGTPRSRTCSSCIADFHKSIPKDLIFYIADVSSPDRSSTEKLSSDIIPRVWSNDAVTLKNSFCALPQSKNSSMNLVTEETENISNTNEASKSEDNDFSTRRNTQDNAHFHSKQKFQENDESGIKSECSSICTNVNSVAYSKEDVCLLKEDSGIGENTLENTYMFTKFGSNIAQRVKFTNPNAISDMTQKYLNTIKCAVATTMCSKATVNTRSNIRVEMISDECTNVADSSSVIHATSTK; from the exons ATGAGCGAAGGAGCGGATTCAGTAACGTCGATCTGCGAGAGTTCGCTTACGACCTTGAAAGTTGATCCTGAGGAGATTGATCCTGAGAAACTCCCTCCAAGGATAATATCGCACAATACTAGGAGGCCACGGTTCGGCATAAGCAATACTCCGCTTTCCCCTTATATATTAATCGATGGGAAAAAATTACGGAGTTCGTTAGCTTTCACCAAGAAACGACCTCCGCGACGAGTGAGTTTTCCTGAAAATGACAATCTTTTGGTTACGGGATGCCTGGAGCCTGCCAATCCTTGGAAACTTG CTGAAAATGTGAACCGTGATGATTTAATCTCAGCGTACAAGGAATCCTGTATAAAACATAACACTGATCCTCTGGAAATTGTTGTAAGCCAACTCCAG ACTTTAGATACATCCCAAAAGCATTGTGAAGAACTAACATTAAGAGGACAAACATTAGATCCAAATGACTGCGAAGCATTGGAAGAAATTCTTAAGAGAATTCAATTTCACAAAGTTGATTTAGAAGCAACATCTTTAAACGATGAG AGTTCTGTGATATTATTTGATATGTTAGAGTATTATGAGTCTGCAAAACAGTTGAATATTTCATCTAATCAAGGCATTGGAGAATATGGATGGCATGCATGCGCTAGTATGATAAGAAAG ACCCAATGTTTAGAACATCTTGAAGCTAAGGATGTAATACTTGATGAACAGTACACGAATATCTTGAGTCGTGCATTGCGATTAATCTGCCATCTACATGTgctaaaattagaaaattgtgGACTTTCAGGAAGATGTATCGTCACCCTAG TTTCAGCACTGAAAATGAATACTGGAATAAGGGAACTGTATTTAGCTGACAATGGACTTAATTTATACGATGCAATACAACTTGGTTCTCTTCTTAGGGTAAATAATCATATACAACTACTTGATATTAG CAATAATAACATCCAAGATGAAGGCGTACGTGATATCCTAGAAGGACTTATTAATCAAATACACGAAGATAAGAGCGGTAAAGGCTTAAGCATTTTAGTGTTATGGAACAATCAACTCACAAAAAATTCGTCTCCGTATTTTTCACGGATTATA GCATTGTCTAAAACATTAGAAACACTAAACATCGGGAAAAACATGTTGACCGATGAGTTGATATTTACCGTAAAAGACGCATTGAAAAAAAGCCGTACGTTATTACAATTGGGAATACAGTCGACTGAGCTCACGTGTGATGGTGTTGCTGCATTGTCAGAAATTATTGAAACAAACCAGGTTTTGCAA AGGATAGATTTGCGAAACAATGACGTCAGACTGACTGGATTAACAGCCCTGAATATTGCTATAAAAACGAATAGAAGCATTACTAAAATAGATTTGGATGACAAACTCAGAACAAACGTA GATGACCCAGACCAGACCTTATACACGCAGCTTTTAACTGAGATTCAAGTCTGTTGTTCGGCAAACGAGCAGAATCGTATCGTAGAAGAAAACAACGAAGGTTCTGAAAATTCACGTCATAGCATCCTCTGTAGTACAAACTCTCGTAAAATCTCGCTTACTTGTCAAACACTTCCATGTTCTTTATCAACCGTGATTTCGATACGAAATAACGCACCAGGGCAAACGATGCTCGAACCGAAACGTATAAATGGAGGTCGTCTACGTTCCCCAGCCCTTAGTCCAGCCTCATCACCTATAGCGAGCCCGATACCAAGTCCTTCACGAAGTCGATTTGTGGTGTCCCGAGTGCCAGAAACATCATTATGTTCGACAGATTCCTCAGCATCTTCGTCACCAGTTACTCTCTCCCTTGAATCATCTACCTATCTCGCATCTTCTGCAAGTGGGCCATCTAGATTTCGTGTCTCTGTTGTTGAATCAGCAAATACCATTCTGCATAAACCTATTAATGTCGCCTCGTCGAAGGCTGACGTTACGTTCGATCTAAAGTTTAAAGTCAATAGCGCGGAGTCGACTAATTCGGATGACTCCGTTGAGGTGTTCGGATCCAAATTAGAAACGAGTAACGCTGCTCGAGGTGATGATAATTCCCGTGCCGCGTCAGGCAACGTGTCTCGTTTAATTTCGAATAATAAGGTAGAAGAAAGATGTACACCACCGTTATCGCACGAGTTGGCTCGATCGAAGGATGATCAACAACTTGCCGAGGCTGTTGTCGAGATTCGAGTAGACGGCAGCGCGGCTCCTACCGCTTTGGAAGATAAGGAACATATTGATATAGAGAATAACGAAACGAATATTCCAAGTTGGCGGCTGGAAAGCACTGCGACGACAAAGAACACAGAAGTATCGGAAGAGTTGAAAAAGGCAAAGACATCTGCAATTGTAAATAAAGATGACAAAGATTCTACTGTTATAGCGAATAATAAACAAATGCTTGTTGACAGACAACAAGACACGACCAAAAAACTAGCAACTACCGTTTTAAGCGACAAAACAGAAGCGCAAACAAGGCAGCAGAAATCTTGCATCCAGAAACATACACCAAATTTAGAGAAATTGCTTGCGCTCTTTCAAAATCCTAGTTGTCTTTTTTCTAGTAGCCAATTAAAGTTTAAAAGTACATTTCAAGATACAGCGAACAGTCTTGCGGCAGCTGAAAGCAAAATACATTGTTACTTAAAGGAAGATAAAGACAGAAGCCGGAAAACCGAGGAGGCCGGAAGTCAACAGAGAACAGAAGACTCTTCAGCATCGTCGAAAAGTAAACCGACGAAATCGTTTAATATTTCACAGATATTGAGCTTGAAAAGCTTCACGAACATATTCCCGTCATTCAAGTTTGaagataatttaaatatttccgagCAGAGTACCAAGTCTTACTCGAAACCAGTTACCGAGGTAAATCTTTTACTGAAACCGAAACGTGGGAATAGCGACCACAACAATGACAATAAACAATTCAAGGTTCACATAGAAGGACAGAAGGTGAATCTTTTTACTGTGGATAATCAATTGGTACCGAAAAATATACAATCAAAATACTACGTTGATCTTATGAACAAAGATCTTCTATTGCCCGcaaattatattatttcgaATATAGCAGTGGATAACTGTTTAACAATTGCACATAATAGTTTCTTGAAACGTATTTCCGAGAATAGGAAGATGATCGTACCTTTGTCTAAATTTGTAGATAGATATGAATATCCAGTTCTAGAAGCAACGATGAACGATGTAAAAATCGAAGACATAGAGGAAGTACTGAGCAAGGTAGATTCCATACTGATAAAAGAAACGTGTGATAAAACTTTAACGGACAGTATTAATTTTACTAGTGATAGTAATTCCTTGTCTTGTAAtataatgtatgatatgaagaaTGTAAATGATACGTATACTGTAAATACGCCTGAGAAAGTGCACAATTTAGTTCTATTAAACTTACGCCCGAAACACGACGACAGAGATCATTTTGTTTTTGACATAGACAATAAGCAAAGTAATTCGGCATGTTTCGCATGTACAGTGAAGCGCGTTTGTAATATATGTAATAAACCACTTGCATATCACAATGCGTTCAAGGTGAATGTAGGAACAAATTGTCTACACAATGAAGTTACCAAAATGCATAGTATTGATACCAATTATCGTAAGGTGGCTTGTACAAACGTTCACAATATGCCAAGCGAGCAAGCGGAGGGAAGAGATATTATTCGCCGTGTAAATAATAGTACAGATCGGCGATATATCTTGtcaagtgaaaaatcaaaagcaAGAgtatcgaagaagaagaagagtttTATGTACGATGATATTAATCTTGATTTTAGCGATGTTAGTACAGATTTAAGTACTTCGACTGGTCATGAAGAGTATGTTACGAATACACCGAGAATACAGGAGATAACCGGATCGTTTAATATAGCGGACAACAAATATTTGGAGTTGAGTACCGTGAACGAGCTGAAAGATAGATATCTTTTTATGGAAAACGCCATGGGCAATGCGCTTGGACTAACAGGTGGCACGCCTCGATCCAGAACGTGTTCTTCTTGTATAGCAGACTTTCATAAGTCCATTCCCAAAGATCTTATATTTTACATAGCTGACGTTTCTTCTCCCGATAGGAGCTCCACGGAGAAACTCTCGTCGGACATTATTCCCCGTGTGTGGTCGAACGACGCTGTCACGTTAAAGAACTCGTTTTGTGCTttacctcaaagtaagaattcaAGCATGAATCTCGTAACCGAGGAGACCGAGAATATTTCTAATACCAATGAAGCTTCCAAAAGTGAGGATAACGATTTTTCTACACGCCGTAATACGCAGGACAACGCGCATTTTCATAGCAaacaaaaattccaagaaaacgATGAGTCTGGAATTAAGTCTGAATGTTCCTCGATATGTACAAACGTTAACTCTGTAGCCTATTCGAAAGAAGATGTATGCCTGTTGAAAGAGGATAGCGGTATAGGTGAGAATACTTTAGAGAATACGTATATGTTCACTAAATTTGGATCGAACATTGCTCAACGTGTAAAATTTACAAATCCAAATGCGATTAGTGATATGACTCAGAAATACCTTAATACGATTAAGTGTGCAGTTGCTACAACCATGTGTTCAAAGGCAACAGTGAACACAAGGAGTAATATCAGAGTTGAAATGATTTCTGATGAGTGTACTAATGTTGCCGACTCTTCATCAGTAATTCATGCGACAAG CACAAAGTAA
- the LOC143217640 gene encoding phosducin-like protein 3, translating to MEAVFQQKVREVTKCIEKQLDDEIQKLDNLDINDFEKLREARLKKLKLLQQQKQNWLALGHGEYVEVYDEKEFFEVSKKSENIVCLFYKDDSPRCKIVDHHLKILAKNHLEARFCRLNVERCPFLTERLKIKIIPTISLIVNNKTKDYIVGFTELGNCDDFSTETLEKRIALSGVIKYEENYSSESTKKPWLSQVVKPKTIRGSNTANSDDSDIE from the exons aTGGAAGCTGTGTTTCAACAAAAAGTGAGAGAAGTGACGAAATGCATTGAAAAACAATTAGACGATGAAATACAGAAATTGGATAATTTAGAtattaatgactttgaaaagtTGCGCGAGGCGCGATTGAAGAAGTTAAAATTACTTCAGCAACAAAAACAAAATTGGTTGGCACTG GGTCACGGAGAGTATGTAGAGGTATACGATGAGAAGGAATTTTTCGAGGTATCGAAGAAGTCTGAGAACATAGTTTGTTTGTTTTATAAGGACGATTCACCCAGATGCAAAATAGTGGATCACCATCTGAAAATTCTTGCAAAAAATCATTTAGAAGCAAGATTTTGTAGGCTAAATGTAGAACGGTGTCCATTTCTAACTG AACgtttaaaaatcaaaatcattccTACAATTTCCCTTATTGTAAATAACAAAACTAAAGATTATATTGTGGGATTTACCGAACTAGGAAATTGCGATGACTTCTCAACAGAAACGTTAGAAAAAAGAATTGCACTTTCTGGCGTAATAAAATATGAAGAGAACTACTCTTCAGAAAGTACTAAAAAGCCATGGTTATCGCAAGTTGTAAAGCCTAAGACAATTAGAGGATCTAATACTGCGAATTCAGATGATTCCGATATcgagtaa